Proteins encoded within one genomic window of Cellulomonas xiejunii:
- a CDS encoding cellulose binding domain-containing protein, producing the protein MRPRHTPTRLRAVIAASAAALVLGALVTPASASPVAALAGGVVPTAVTAGCGSAPRLATGNHTITSSGQQRQFRLDVPANYDPNKAYRLVLGIHWWHGTSQDVVNENFYGLKPLANNSTIFIAPQGIDNAWPNNGGRDVTFIDDILRTVEAALCVDTSQRFSTGFSYGGGMSNALACARANVFRGVAVLNGAQLSGCEGGTQPIAYLGSHGVVDSVLNISQGRALRDRALRNNGCQAQNAPEPAGNSGQAHTKTTYQCRDGFPVVWIANDSDHQWAAVDRGKQQSHVPGEIWQFFTALRSTTDTSTPTPTPTPTVTPTQTPTPTPSVTPTFTPTPTPTTTTPPPSAGCTATYTTTNSWPGGFQGEVTVRAGAAISGWTVSWTGSNQIQQLWNGTLAPQGDRVVVSNVSWNGSIPANGSASFGFLGSGTPSTPTLTCTAR; encoded by the coding sequence GTGCGACCCAGACACACCCCCACCCGCCTGCGGGCGGTGATCGCGGCATCCGCCGCAGCCCTCGTCCTCGGAGCCCTCGTCACGCCCGCCTCCGCCTCGCCCGTCGCGGCGCTGGCCGGCGGCGTCGTCCCCACCGCCGTCACCGCCGGCTGCGGCAGCGCGCCGCGCCTGGCGACCGGCAACCACACGATCACCAGCAGCGGCCAGCAGCGCCAGTTCCGGCTCGACGTGCCCGCCAACTACGACCCGAACAAGGCGTACCGCCTGGTGCTCGGGATCCACTGGTGGCACGGCACGTCCCAGGACGTCGTCAACGAGAACTTCTACGGCCTGAAGCCGCTGGCCAACAACAGCACGATCTTCATCGCGCCGCAGGGCATCGACAACGCGTGGCCCAACAACGGCGGCCGTGACGTCACGTTCATCGACGACATCCTGCGGACCGTCGAGGCCGCGCTGTGCGTCGACACGTCCCAGCGGTTCTCCACCGGCTTCAGCTACGGCGGCGGGATGAGCAACGCGCTGGCCTGCGCCCGCGCGAACGTCTTCCGCGGCGTCGCGGTCCTCAACGGTGCGCAGCTGTCCGGCTGCGAGGGCGGCACGCAGCCCATCGCGTACCTCGGCTCGCACGGCGTCGTCGACAGCGTCCTCAACATCTCGCAGGGTCGCGCCCTGCGGGACCGCGCGCTGCGGAACAACGGCTGCCAGGCGCAGAACGCACCGGAGCCGGCAGGCAACAGCGGCCAGGCGCACACCAAGACGACCTACCAGTGCCGTGACGGGTTCCCGGTCGTCTGGATCGCCAACGACAGCGACCACCAGTGGGCAGCCGTCGACCGCGGCAAGCAGCAGTCGCACGTGCCGGGCGAGATCTGGCAGTTCTTCACGGCGCTGCGCTCGACGACGGACACGTCGACCCCCACGCCGACGCCGACGCCGACAGTGACGCCGACGCAGACCCCCACCCCGACGCCGTCCGTCACGCCGACGTTCACGCCGACGCCGACGCCGACGACCACCACGCCGCCGCCCTCGGCGGGCTGCACCGCGACCTACACCACGACCAACTCCTGGCCCGGCGGGTTCCAGGGCGAGGTGACGGTGCGCGCCGGCGCGGCGATCTCCGGCTGGACGGTCAGCTGGACCGGCTCCAACCAGATCCAGCAGCTCTGGAACGGCACGCTCGCACCGCAGGGTGACCGGGTCGTCGTGAGCAACGTGTCGTGGAACGGCTCCATCCCGGCCAACGGGAGCGCGTCGTTCGGGTTCCTCGGCAGCGGCACGCCGTCCACGCCGACGCTGACCTGCACCGCCCGCTGA